The Persephonella hydrogeniphila region CAGAGCTTGCTATAACTGCAAGATGAAGAGGGGTGTTACCCTCATTACTCTGAGCATTAGGGTCTGCACCTGCTTCAAGAAGAACGTCAACTATATCTGGATAAACCCTATCTACAGCTATATGGAGAGGTGTTTCTCCAAATGCTCCTTTTACATTAGGATCTGCACCTTTATCGATAAGATACTTAACGAGTTCTGTATCTCCTTCCTTAACAGCAACATGAAGTGGAGATCCCTCATACTCATAGGATTTATTCAAGTCTACATTTACAACCTCAACAAGTCTGTACACTTCATCATAATCCCCTTCCCTTATAGCTGTTATCAATTTTTTCAAAAGTCTTACTTTTTCCATAATTATTTCCCTCCTTGTTATATTCTAATATATTAATCTATACAACTCTTCCTGTTATAACAGTCTTTAACTTACCGTCTTTGTTAATAACCTGTGCAACGGTATATATCTCTACTTCCTCTTGAGAATCATTTTCTACAGCTCTTATTGAGCTTACCTTTCCTTTTCTTACAACAACAGGCCTGTCTGTAGGGGTATATCCTTTGTCTTTAAAAGTATCCATAAGGATATCTGTAAGTTCATCTTCAGGGACATTTTCTATATCTATACCATCAAGAACAATCATTATCTGTTTTACCTGTTCCACCCTTTACTCCTTGATAATCTCTTTTATATATCTGTCAATTATTTTTATACTCTGGGATATCCTCCCTTCTATACTCTCTTTTTTCTGGAGATTTTTCTCCGGAGGATAAATCTCTTCAGCTGTAGACTCAGGTCTGGCAATCACATTCGTTATAAGTCCGTTTCTGTCTACAAACAGTATAAGAGGAACATCTACCTTTCTTATTCCATAGTTTATGATTGCATCTCTATAACCTAAATAAACAGGGATTTTTAAAGGAAGCATTTTTTTTAGCTTTTTTACCTCTTCAGGGTTTGATCTGCTGAGGAGAACAGCCATAAAAACAACCTTATCTTTATATTTTTCATAAAGCTTATTCATATTAGGCAAAAACTTGAATGTTCCCGGTTGATCTCCAATGGCGAAAAATATGATAACTGCCGGTTTATGGTCTACTATCTGGGAAGCTTTAACCTCATTTCCCTTCTCATCAATAGAAGTAAAATCTTTAAACTCCTTTCCTACTATAAATGTATCAAACCCAAAGCTGAATGAAAAAATAAGCATAAAAACACCGATCAGTGCCCTCATTTTAGATCTCCTTTCCAGTATTATTTTCCCTCTCCTGTCCTACCCCAGTTAGAATAACTTTTGTTATACTGTTAACAGGCTTATCTGAATCAAATTTTATATGAATATAATTTCCCGTCAGTCCTATTTTTTTACCTTCTTTTTCAGATATAACCAGAACCTCAAGCTCTTTACCTAAATACTTCTCTCTGAAAAACCTGTTTTTCTCTTCAGATATCTGACGGATAATCTGTGTTCTTCTTTTTTTCTCCTGAGGATTCACCCTGTCTCCTAACTTTTCAGCATAGGTTCCCTTTCTTAAAGAGTATGTAAAAACATGGATATACGCGAAAGGAATATCTCTGACTACTTTTACTGTGTTTTCAAACGCCCTTTTATCTTCTGTAGGAAAACCTGTTATAAGATCTGTTCCTATTGCTGTATCCGGCCTTCTTTTTACTATTTCGTTTACTACACTTTCATACTGGGAAACTGTGTAATTCCTTTTCATATCTTTTAAGACCTTATCATCTCCTGACTGGAGGGAAAGATGGAAATGGGGAGCTATTTTTTCTTCTGTTGTTATCATGTCTAAAAGTCTGTCGTCTATCTCGTTTATTCCCATCGAAGAAAGCCTTATTCTGTAAAGTCCATCTATCTTAATCAGTTCTTCAAGAAGATCTGATAAAAACCCTTTTTGATGATCATACCCAAACTGGGATAGCTGTGTTCCTGTAAGAACTATCTCTTTAAATCCCCTGTCAACAAGTATTTCTGCCTGCTGTACAATCTGTTGTACAGGCGCACTTCTTACTTTTCCCCTTGCAAAGGGTATTATACAGAATGAGCAGAAGCTGTTACATCCTTCCTGAACTTTCAGTATAGGCCTTGAACCTTCATAAAACGTACTTATCTGGAATGTCTCGAAATCATTTTTCCTGAAAATGTTATCTATAAAAATCTTATCCCGTCTTTTTTCATTTATATACTGCTCTACAATCTCTAAAACAGCAGTTTTATGGGAGTTTCCTATAACAAGATCGACTTCTTCCATTTTTGAGAGTTCTTCAGGAGATACCTGTGCATAGCATCCAGTTGCAACAACAACAGCATCAGGATTTCTTCTTTTTGCCTGTCTTATTGTTTTTCTTGAGGTTCTGTCTGCATCATTTGTTACCGTACAGGTGTTTATCACATATATATCTGCTTTATCTGTGAATTCAGATAGTATATAACCTCTATTCTCAAACTCCTCTTCTATTGCAGAACTTTCGAAATGGTTCATTCTGCATCCAAGAGTCGAAAACGCTACCTTCAGTTTTTTCATTTTCACCTTGTAATAATTTTTTCTACACAATAATTTTATACAGTTTTTATGAAAATCAAATGAAATTAATCAGAAAAAAGCCCTCGAAAGAGGGCAGAGGTAGTGGTTGGGGGAGAAAAATCAAAAATCAAGTAATGTCCTGAACACAGCTATCAGACCTTTCTCTTCAAATCCAGGTCCTGAAAGCTTCATACTGTAGAAATCTTCCCCCTCAAGGGAGTTTCCTCCATCTTTTGTTCCAAACGCCTTACCAAAAAGATCTCTTCCGTAAACAAACTGCTGTGATAAAACAACCTGAATATACCGTCCATTAAGGACATAAGCTCTTTCTCTTGAAGGTAAAAATAAAGACTGTTTTATAGATCCATCTGAATTCAGATAGCCTATCAAAGTACTGTCTGTAAGGATATTAATATTAGAGGTGATCTTAATATAGTCTGAAGCAACAGAAAAATCCAAAGAGTTATTGTTACTGTCTTTACAGCTGTCTGTAGAGACATCATAGATCTCATATCCTAAAATTCTACATACACCTTCCCTGTTACTTCTAAAATGGTCTATACCATTGGATAAAGTAAAGTAGAACTGGTATTCTCCGTAATCCTCAGGTCTGTACTTCCCGTAAATGTTTCCAAGATAAAAAGAAGCATCTGTATCTTCAATATCATTTATCTTTTCTGCCCAGTATTTAAGATCATAAACATCTCTGGAAAATCCGTAATCTGTATCTTTCCAGCCGGCAGATTTTGGAAGTTTTCTCCAGAAAGAAAATGTATTATCAACAGTACCGCTTATTGCACCATGGCATGCCATACAAAAAGCCATTTCTTCTTCTGTTTGGGGTCTGAGATTTCCATCACTGTCTTCTATCCATCCCCCCATTAACCATGTATCAGGATCATTTGGCATAAGACCATTATCATAAGCTTTGTAAGCTACACTCTCCTCTTCTTCCCCTTCTGAAGAGCTTAAATTCTGCATATTTAATTTTTTCATATATCTGAACTCTTTTAGATGTCCTGTTTTTCCTCCCAGTGAAGCCCTTGTATTCCAGTCTGGATCTATGTAATAGACTGGATGTCCAAGCTCTGTTCCCACCGGATAAAGACCTATTTTCGTAAATCCTTTCCCGATCTGCCATACATCTACATCTGAAGCATCTCCTATATACTTATCAGGAACAACAACAAACCTTACACCATCAGAAAGAGTCTGGTACTGTATCCTGTACCTGTCCAATATAGCTGTATCTAACGGCTCAACATCACAGTTCTGTGTTATCTGTTTTACAGCACACTCTAAGATTGATAGATTTATTTTGTAAACCTCTTTACTGTAAGAGCCATTTTCCTTTCTGAACTTTTCGGGGAGTCTTATCATCGCAGAATCAAGCCTGCCATTTGTCGGAAAAAATCCCGGAAAATGTTTCCAGTCATAAACCCTCCACCATGTGTTTGTTGAGTTTGTATGTAATGTTTCTGATGTATATATAAAACCTTCACTATCTACGAACCCAGTCCTTACAAAATCAGTTCCATTCCATCTGTAAAGGGGAGGTACATCCAACCTATATTTTCCAAGACCCAAAGGAGAACTGCCCCCTATATAACTACCACTCAGATATGCTTTCTCCCAGTTGTTCTGTCTTATCCAGTCAT contains the following coding sequences:
- a CDS encoding ankyrin repeat domain-containing protein, which codes for MEKVRLLKKLITAIREGDYDEVYRLVEVVNVDLNKSYEYEGSPLHVAVKEGDTELVKYLIDKGADPNVKGAFGETPLHIAVDRVYPDIVDVLLEAGADPNAQSNEGNTPLHLAVIASSADIAYELLKNGADPNIKNNFGKTPLDVAMELNDEKMIKILT
- a CDS encoding TlpA family protein disulfide reductase, with the protein product MRALIGVFMLIFSFSFGFDTFIVGKEFKDFTSIDEKGNEVKASQIVDHKPAVIIFFAIGDQPGTFKFLPNMNKLYEKYKDKVVFMAVLLSRSNPEEVKKLKKMLPLKIPVYLGYRDAIINYGIRKVDVPLILFVDRNGLITNVIARPESTAEEIYPPEKNLQKKESIEGRISQSIKIIDRYIKEIIKE
- the mtaB gene encoding tRNA (N(6)-L-threonylcarbamoyladenosine(37)-C(2))-methylthiotransferase MtaB — protein: MKKLKVAFSTLGCRMNHFESSAIEEEFENRGYILSEFTDKADIYVINTCTVTNDADRTSRKTIRQAKRRNPDAVVVATGCYAQVSPEELSKMEEVDLVIGNSHKTAVLEIVEQYINEKRRDKIFIDNIFRKNDFETFQISTFYEGSRPILKVQEGCNSFCSFCIIPFARGKVRSAPVQQIVQQAEILVDRGFKEIVLTGTQLSQFGYDHQKGFLSDLLEELIKIDGLYRIRLSSMGINEIDDRLLDMITTEEKIAPHFHLSLQSGDDKVLKDMKRNYTVSQYESVVNEIVKRRPDTAIGTDLITGFPTEDKRAFENTVKVVRDIPFAYIHVFTYSLRKGTYAEKLGDRVNPQEKKRRTQIIRQISEEKNRFFREKYLGKELEVLVISEKEGKKIGLTGNYIHIKFDSDKPVNSITKVILTGVGQERENNTGKEI